One segment of Coregonus clupeaformis isolate EN_2021a chromosome 38, ASM2061545v1, whole genome shotgun sequence DNA contains the following:
- the ier2b gene encoding immediate early response 2b yields the protein MDVSAEAKRIMAVSISKLYASRAQRGGMRLHRSLLLSVVMRSARDLYHSACLAKEREELGTAHLVPVTPEEDAMDTTASGEQVEVEVTQVEPEPESPTIQEPMSSDSEAAQGACKPGKCSGKETVEDKENRSPVSPDRHSRKRRGKASVAPDFLPSKRARLSLELGEERVLRTGRRNCCRAGDALTTLSLNSNRAIAAF from the coding sequence ATGGACGTGAGCGCTGAAGCCAAACGGATCATGGCAGTGTCCATTAGCAAACTGTACGCCTCCCGAGCACAGCGAGGAGGTATGAGGCTACACCGGAGCCTTCTGCTCTCCGTTGTCATGCGCTCTGCCCGGGACCTGTACCACTCCGCCTGCCTGgccaaggagagagaggagctgggaACCGCACACCTGGTCCCGGTCACACCAGAGGAGGATGCGATGGATACTACTGCCAGCGGGGAACAAGTCGAGGTGGAGGTGACCCAGGTCGAGCCAGAGCCTGAGTCCCCAACCATCCAGGAGCCCATGTCTAGTGACTCTGAGGCCGCTCAGGGCGCATGCAAGCCCGGAAAATGTAGTGGAAAGGAGACGGTGGAGGACAAAGAGAACCGGAGCCCTGTGAGCCCCGACAGGCATTCCAGGAAACGCCGGGGGAAGGCGTCCGTCGCGCCCGACTTCCTCCCCAGCAAGAGGGCGAGACTTTCACTGGaactgggggaggagagggtgcTTAGAACCGGCCGAAGGAACTGCTGCCGCGCCGGGGACGCTCTCACCACCCTGTCCCTAAACTCAAACCGGGCCATCGCCGCATTCTGA